A stretch of the Amycolatopsis sp. BJA-103 genome encodes the following:
- a CDS encoding DUF2020 domain-containing protein codes for MRRLLILSLVVPLLAACGPTEQPRSAASSPAPSSTPAPQIPPSPEPTGKGPCPYLSADRVSDANGQKVSKVKTSADQPHPTCFFYALSGKLQLTVRVYVGEPAVAKALVDQAAPIDTSNPADEPAGWKGGYQPSGDGAVYAVAKGGNAVVVTTNQKQSVKARTVAKEAIGELQL; via the coding sequence ATGCGACGTCTTCTGATCTTGTCGCTCGTCGTGCCGCTCTTGGCGGCCTGCGGGCCGACGGAGCAGCCGCGGTCCGCGGCGAGCTCGCCCGCGCCGTCGAGTACTCCGGCGCCCCAGATCCCGCCCTCGCCGGAACCCACCGGCAAAGGCCCCTGCCCGTACCTCAGCGCCGACCGCGTTTCGGACGCCAACGGGCAGAAGGTCTCCAAGGTCAAGACCTCGGCCGACCAGCCGCATCCGACCTGTTTCTTCTACGCGCTCAGCGGGAAACTGCAGCTCACCGTGCGCGTGTACGTCGGAGAACCCGCCGTCGCCAAGGCACTGGTCGACCAGGCCGCCCCCATCGACACCTCCAACCCGGCCGACGAACCGGCGGGCTGGAAAGGCGGCTACCAGCCGTCCGGTGACGGCGCCGTTTACGCCGTCGCGAAGGGCGGGAACGCGGTAGTCGTGACCACCAACCAGAAGCAGAGCGTCAAGGCACGTACGGTGGCGAAGGAGGCTATCGGTGAGCTGCAGCTCTAG
- a CDS encoding DUF6918 family protein, whose translation MADTLKEILLDSTRRPAVVSDFEGLVDAEVSDKGGVSGAVVKTGFAAVKKIKPGIIPSAVDALLDDFTGALEPFYGDYKAKGGNDFGAYLVGRGDEAADALLSVTDARADKSSRDSIKKVYGKLRPNGKKNVEEALPRLGQLIDKHAAAV comes from the coding sequence GTGGCTGACACCCTCAAGGAAATCTTGCTCGACTCCACCCGTCGCCCGGCGGTCGTGAGCGACTTCGAAGGTCTCGTCGACGCCGAGGTTTCGGACAAGGGCGGCGTTTCGGGTGCCGTCGTGAAGACCGGCTTCGCGGCCGTCAAGAAGATCAAGCCGGGCATCATCCCCTCCGCCGTCGACGCGCTGCTCGACGACTTCACCGGTGCCCTCGAGCCGTTCTACGGCGACTACAAGGCCAAGGGTGGCAACGACTTCGGTGCCTACCTGGTCGGCCGCGGCGACGAGGCCGCCGACGCGCTCCTGTCGGTCACCGACGCGCGCGCCGACAAGAGCAGCCGCGACAGCATCAAGAAGGTCTACGGCAAGCTGCGCCCGAACGGCAAGAAGAACGTCGAGGAGGCCCTTCCCCGCCTCGGCCAGCTGATCGACAAGCACGCTGCTGCTGTCTAA
- a CDS encoding peptidylprolyl isomerase, with product MKLVTESKGSLIGGALKATLHTNQGDINLNLFPDHAPKTVANFVGLAEGSKEYTQPNAQGENSGPFYNGSIFHRVIDGFMLQGGDPTGTGRGGPGYKFGDEFHPELQFSKPYLLAMANAGPGTNGSQFFITVAPTTHLNFKHTIFGEVADQASRDVVDAIGRTATGPADRPLQDVVIEKVSISREG from the coding sequence ATGAAGCTCGTGACTGAAAGCAAGGGATCCCTCATTGGTGGCGCGTTGAAGGCCACTCTGCACACCAACCAGGGTGACATCAACCTGAACCTGTTCCCCGACCACGCGCCCAAGACGGTCGCGAACTTCGTCGGGCTCGCCGAGGGCAGCAAGGAGTACACGCAGCCCAACGCTCAGGGCGAGAACTCGGGCCCGTTCTACAACGGGTCGATCTTCCACCGCGTCATCGACGGTTTCATGCTCCAGGGCGGCGACCCGACCGGCACCGGCCGCGGTGGCCCCGGCTACAAGTTCGGCGACGAGTTCCACCCGGAGCTCCAGTTCTCCAAGCCGTACCTGCTGGCGATGGCCAACGCCGGACCCGGCACCAACGGCTCGCAGTTCTTCATCACCGTCGCGCCGACGACGCACCTGAACTTCAAGCACACGATCTTCGGCGAGGTGGCGGACCAGGCTTCCCGCGACGTCGTCGACGCCATCGGGCGCACGGCGACCGGTCCGGCCGACCGTCCGCTGCAGGACGTCGTCATCGAGAAGGTCAGCATCAGCCGCGAGGGCTGA
- a CDS encoding rhomboid family intramembrane serine protease encodes MSQPPNPQYQQAAMPGCWWHPNRPTGLSCSRCERPACPDCLREASVGFHCTDCVQAGRQQDRVQQKQYRDAGYGARTLAGAQQPRTAVVTPVLLALNVIIFFITVAQAGSISENFYSEVFQYGQLSNSAALVDGEWWRIFTSGFLQFGLLHIASNAFSLWFVGRPLETALGRIPFVALYFVSMLGGSVANLVFTDLNAPPVIGASGAIFGLIGAYAVIVIRLRLNPTWLLVMLGLNVFITFQVPGISVLAHAGGFIAGLVTTFALLYAPEKNRLMWQIGGIAIVVVALIGLLVWRDVQTASSVCGGVPEAGRLVYRCYPA; translated from the coding sequence GTGAGCCAACCACCGAATCCCCAGTACCAGCAGGCCGCCATGCCCGGCTGCTGGTGGCACCCGAACCGGCCGACCGGGCTGAGCTGTTCACGCTGCGAGCGTCCGGCCTGCCCGGATTGCCTGCGCGAAGCCTCCGTGGGCTTCCACTGCACCGACTGCGTGCAGGCGGGCCGCCAGCAGGACCGCGTCCAGCAGAAGCAGTACCGCGACGCCGGTTACGGCGCGCGCACTCTCGCCGGCGCCCAGCAGCCTCGGACGGCTGTCGTGACGCCGGTCCTCTTGGCGCTCAACGTCATCATCTTCTTCATCACCGTCGCCCAGGCGGGTAGCATCTCCGAGAACTTCTACTCGGAGGTCTTCCAGTACGGCCAGCTGTCGAATTCGGCGGCGCTGGTGGACGGCGAGTGGTGGCGGATCTTCACCTCGGGGTTCCTGCAGTTCGGCCTCCTGCACATCGCGAGCAACGCCTTCTCGCTGTGGTTCGTGGGCCGCCCGCTCGAGACCGCGCTCGGCCGCATCCCGTTCGTCGCGCTCTACTTCGTCTCGATGCTCGGCGGTTCGGTCGCGAACCTGGTGTTCACGGACCTCAACGCACCCCCGGTGATCGGTGCCTCGGGCGCCATCTTCGGGCTCATCGGCGCGTACGCGGTCATCGTCATCAGGCTGCGGCTCAATCCGACGTGGCTGCTCGTCATGCTCGGGCTCAACGTCTTCATCACGTTCCAGGTCCCGGGGATCTCCGTCCTCGCGCACGCGGGCGGTTTCATCGCCGGTCTGGTGACGACCTTCGCGCTGCTCTACGCGCCGGAGAAGAACCGCCTCATGTGGCAGATCGGCGGGATCGCGATCGTGGTCGTCGCGCTGATCGGGCTTCTGGTCTGGCGGGACGTACAGACGGCTTCCAGTGTCTGCGGGGGCGTCCCCGAGGCCGGCAGACTCGTCTACCGGTGCTACCCGGCGTAG
- a CDS encoding PH domain-containing protein has translation MAWVITLLLLAGVAWLSIGGDVGGTVLTGVAMLSVGALALHGTLLRPRLAAGPDGILARTVGGAHRYSWTEARLRLRTTRRLGRDSLTLEVESGEHLLVFGRIDLGEDPRDVLDVLTALKGQALS, from the coding sequence GTGGCCTGGGTGATCACCCTGTTGTTGCTGGCAGGCGTGGCGTGGCTGTCCATTGGCGGCGACGTCGGTGGCACCGTGCTGACAGGGGTCGCGATGCTCTCCGTGGGCGCGCTGGCGCTGCACGGGACCCTGCTCCGGCCCCGGCTGGCCGCGGGTCCCGACGGAATCCTGGCCAGGACCGTCGGCGGCGCGCACCGCTACTCGTGGACCGAAGCCCGGCTCCGGCTGCGCACGACGCGCCGTCTCGGCCGGGACAGTCTGACCCTCGAGGTCGAATCCGGCGAACACCTGCTGGTGTTCGGCCGGATCGACCTCGGCGAGGACCCCAGGGACGTCCTGGACGTCCTCACCGCCCTCAAGGGTCAGGCGTTGTCGTAG
- the crgA gene encoding cell division protein CrgA produces MPKSKVRKKTAYTPPTDRRTPVKVKAAGPSNLFYKIVMFGLMLVGLMWLVVNYIAGDKIPFMADLGNTNFAIGFVLMIAGLLMTMRWR; encoded by the coding sequence ATGCCTAAGTCCAAGGTCCGCAAGAAGACGGCGTACACCCCGCCGACCGACCGCCGCACGCCGGTGAAGGTCAAGGCCGCTGGCCCGTCGAACCTGTTCTACAAGATCGTGATGTTCGGTCTCATGCTGGTCGGCCTGATGTGGCTGGTCGTCAACTACATCGCGGGCGACAAGATCCCCTTCATGGCGGATCTGGGCAACACGAACTTCGCGATCGGCTTTGTGCTGATGATCGCCGGGCTGCTCATGACGATGCGGTGGCGGTGA
- a CDS encoding class E sortase, with protein sequence MDGPPPRRRPVPPPGSTEETVIFEPVGGGVATEERPPRELGKGGVAVRTVGELLITAGLVVLLFMVYEVYVTDLFSAGKQSEASSELDGDWSKDRQLHPDLVDGKAFARIHIPVFGADFNFTIQEGTTEAALEVGPGHYKGTALPGEPGNFAIAGHRVGKGAPFNDLDNLTSCDQIIIETQTDFYIYKVLPYKDEVEGWAAGKGADPKCKNVGTLRNPNAVDGGAYGETNGRRIVFPTKGDTVNPVPYKDPEILPKADQVSLLTLTTCHPKFSARERLIIHSVLAQQVPKNQVGTYAELLPKISEAR encoded by the coding sequence ATGGACGGGCCTCCGCCGCGCCGTCGTCCCGTGCCGCCGCCGGGGTCGACCGAGGAGACCGTGATCTTCGAACCGGTCGGCGGTGGTGTCGCGACCGAGGAACGCCCGCCCCGGGAACTGGGCAAGGGCGGAGTCGCCGTCCGGACCGTCGGAGAGCTCCTCATCACCGCCGGGCTGGTGGTGCTGCTGTTCATGGTCTACGAGGTCTACGTGACCGACCTCTTCTCCGCGGGCAAGCAGTCGGAGGCGAGTTCGGAGCTGGACGGCGACTGGTCGAAGGACCGGCAGCTGCATCCGGATCTGGTCGACGGGAAGGCGTTCGCCAGGATCCACATCCCGGTGTTCGGCGCCGACTTCAACTTCACCATCCAGGAAGGCACCACCGAGGCCGCGCTCGAGGTCGGGCCGGGCCACTACAAGGGCACCGCGCTGCCGGGCGAGCCGGGCAACTTCGCCATCGCCGGCCACCGGGTCGGCAAGGGCGCGCCGTTCAACGATCTGGACAACCTCACCTCGTGCGACCAGATCATCATCGAGACGCAGACCGACTTCTACATCTACAAGGTGCTGCCCTACAAGGACGAGGTCGAGGGCTGGGCCGCGGGCAAGGGTGCCGACCCGAAGTGCAAGAACGTCGGGACGCTGCGTAACCCGAACGCCGTCGACGGCGGCGCCTACGGCGAGACCAACGGCCGCCGCATCGTGTTCCCGACCAAGGGCGACACGGTGAACCCGGTGCCGTACAAGGATCCGGAGATCCTGCCGAAGGCCGATCAGGTCTCGCTGCTCACGCTGACGACGTGTCACCCGAAGTTCTCGGCGCGCGAGCGGCTCATCATCCACTCGGTGCTGGCCCAGCAGGTGCCGAAGAACCAGGTGGGCACCTACGCCGAACTGCTGCCCAAGATCTCGGAGGCGCGCTGA
- a CDS encoding LLM class flavin-dependent oxidoreductase — MRFGVFLVSGRFPGQEDADVLRRSVDAAVAAERAGFDDVWFAEHHFMPYGVCPSAITLAAHVLGRTERIAVGTAVSVLSVAHPVALAEQWSLLDAVSGGRLRIGVGRGGPWQDLEVFGTGASRYETGFEESLDLLLAAMTSETVSADSDHFEFREVPMVPRPQRAPRLVVACGDAGSSSVRLAADRGLPMLLGLHTDDEGKIETLAAYGDPAAGHVSTVMCQVGDDALDVVRSALPGSLKEGFAGHVYLDGRRGLEKDPVSYTDRLCEMHPIGGVEYCVDRLGTSIRRTGVSHVIMMVEASGTPEGTLENIARIGEEVLPALRNG; from the coding sequence GTGCGGTTCGGCGTCTTCCTCGTCTCCGGCCGGTTCCCCGGGCAGGAGGACGCCGACGTCCTGCGCAGGTCGGTCGACGCCGCCGTCGCCGCCGAGCGGGCCGGGTTCGACGACGTTTGGTTCGCCGAGCACCACTTCATGCCGTACGGCGTCTGCCCGTCCGCGATCACCCTCGCCGCGCACGTGCTCGGCCGCACCGAGCGGATCGCGGTCGGTACCGCGGTGAGCGTGCTGTCGGTCGCGCATCCGGTGGCGCTCGCGGAGCAGTGGTCGCTGCTCGACGCCGTTTCCGGCGGACGGCTGCGGATCGGCGTCGGTCGTGGTGGCCCGTGGCAGGACCTCGAGGTGTTCGGCACCGGGGCGTCCCGCTACGAAACGGGGTTCGAGGAGAGCCTCGATCTGCTGCTCGCCGCGATGACTTCGGAGACCGTCTCGGCCGACAGCGACCACTTCGAATTCCGTGAAGTGCCGATGGTGCCGCGGCCACAGCGCGCTCCGCGCCTGGTCGTGGCCTGCGGCGACGCCGGATCGAGCTCGGTCCGGCTCGCCGCCGACCGCGGCCTGCCGATGCTGCTCGGCCTGCACACCGACGACGAAGGCAAGATCGAAACCCTTGCCGCGTACGGCGATCCCGCCGCCGGACATGTCTCGACGGTGATGTGCCAGGTGGGGGACGACGCGCTGGACGTCGTGCGGTCGGCGTTGCCGGGCTCGTTGAAGGAGGGGTTCGCCGGCCATGTGTACCTCGACGGACGGCGAGGGCTGGAGAAAGACCCTGTTTCCTACACCGACCGGTTGTGCGAGATGCATCCGATCGGCGGTGTGGAGTACTGCGTCGACAGGCTGGGAACGAGCATCCGGCGTACCGGGGTCTCCCACGTGATCATGATGGTGGAAGCGTCCGGTACGCCGGAGGGAACACTCGAGAACATCGCGCGGATCGGGGAAGAGGTACTACCCGCGCTGCGGAACGGTTAG
- a CDS encoding SCO5389 family protein, with protein sequence MSLDVSPALLEKAERGEVSDAEFVACVRESLPYAWTVITGVIAEAEGAADGFADNETPPPSEAERGQLLRALASDAIRGGLERHFGVKLAFQNCHRVAVFKRSQVDSDRYRAFVSVRGQLLNQSPEFRDC encoded by the coding sequence ATGTCTCTGGATGTATCGCCCGCGCTGCTTGAGAAGGCCGAGCGCGGGGAGGTCTCCGACGCCGAATTCGTCGCCTGCGTCCGGGAATCCCTGCCGTACGCCTGGACCGTGATCACCGGTGTCATCGCGGAGGCCGAGGGCGCGGCCGACGGGTTCGCCGACAACGAGACGCCGCCGCCGAGCGAAGCCGAACGCGGTCAGCTGCTGCGGGCGCTGGCCTCGGACGCCATCCGCGGCGGACTGGAACGGCACTTCGGCGTGAAGCTGGCGTTCCAGAACTGCCACCGGGTCGCCGTGTTCAAAAGGTCCCAAGTGGACAGTGACCGGTACCGCGCGTTCGTTTCGGTGCGCGGCCAGCTGCTGAACCAGAGCCCGGAATTCCGCGACTGCTAA
- a CDS encoding ABC transporter permease, whose amino-acid sequence MNTLTKITFTETKLALRSPIWVLSGLLSPTVLLLGLGAIPALRTESEKTPGMRFIDAWVPSLVVLTIALMGLQAIPSVIATYREQGILRRFATTPVRPAKLLVAQLIINVSVTIAGVGLMIVLGSAVFDVPGPRHPLGFLLAFALGTTAIFGFGLIAASVAKTGRAAGGIAMIAYIPIMFLGGVYLPRPLLPEVVQNIGAYVPPGVKAMEDAWTGAGAQPLQLAVLAAFAVGSCVLAAKLFRWE is encoded by the coding sequence GTGAACACGCTCACCAAGATCACTTTCACCGAAACGAAACTGGCGCTGCGGTCACCGATCTGGGTCCTCTCGGGGCTGCTGTCGCCGACCGTGCTGTTGCTCGGTCTGGGCGCCATCCCGGCCTTGCGAACGGAGAGCGAGAAGACACCGGGCATGCGATTCATCGACGCGTGGGTGCCCTCGCTGGTGGTGCTCACCATCGCCCTGATGGGTCTGCAGGCGATCCCGTCCGTGATCGCGACCTATCGCGAACAAGGCATCCTCCGCCGCTTCGCCACCACGCCGGTGCGTCCGGCGAAACTGCTGGTGGCACAGCTGATCATCAACGTCTCCGTCACGATCGCCGGGGTCGGCCTGATGATCGTGCTCGGCTCCGCCGTCTTCGACGTCCCCGGGCCGCGGCATCCGCTCGGCTTCCTGCTCGCGTTCGCCCTCGGCACGACGGCGATCTTCGGTTTCGGGCTGATCGCCGCGTCGGTCGCCAAGACCGGCCGCGCGGCGGGCGGGATCGCGATGATCGCCTACATCCCGATCATGTTCCTCGGCGGTGTCTACCTGCCGCGTCCGTTGTTGCCGGAGGTCGTCCAGAACATCGGCGCGTACGTCCCGCCGGGCGTCAAGGCCATGGAGGACGCCTGGACCGGCGCCGGCGCCCAGCCGCTGCAACTCGCCGTCTTGGCGGCTTTCGCGGTGGGCAGTTGTGTCCTGGCGGCGAAGCTTTTTCGCTGGGAGTGA
- a CDS encoding ABC transporter ATP-binding protein: protein MPLIEVTNLRKTYGEHVAVDDVSFHVEQGEIFGILGTNGAGKTTTVECLQGLRTPDSGSISVLGLDPGKDHAALRQRLGSQLQESRLPEKLKVQEALDLYASFYANPADTGDLLAKLGLTDQRNKYFGKLSGGQKQRVSIALALVGRPEVAVLDELTTGLDPHARRDTWKLVESVRDAGVTVLLVTHFMDEAERLCDRLAVFDAGRVVATGTPADLRDRTGKTSLDDAFVTLTGRD, encoded by the coding sequence ATGCCACTCATCGAAGTCACCAACCTCCGCAAGACGTACGGGGAGCACGTCGCGGTCGACGACGTTTCGTTCCACGTGGAACAGGGCGAGATCTTCGGGATCCTCGGGACCAACGGCGCGGGCAAGACCACCACCGTCGAATGCCTCCAGGGACTGCGGACGCCGGACTCCGGCAGCATCTCGGTCCTCGGCCTCGACCCCGGCAAGGACCACGCCGCTCTCCGGCAGCGCCTCGGCTCCCAGCTCCAGGAAAGCCGCCTGCCGGAAAAGCTCAAGGTCCAGGAGGCGCTCGACCTCTACGCCTCCTTCTACGCGAACCCCGCCGACACCGGTGACCTGCTCGCGAAGCTCGGGCTCACCGACCAGCGGAACAAGTACTTCGGCAAGCTTTCCGGCGGGCAGAAGCAGCGCGTCTCGATCGCGCTCGCGCTGGTCGGCCGCCCCGAGGTCGCCGTCCTCGACGAGCTGACCACCGGACTCGACCCCCACGCCCGCCGTGACACCTGGAAGCTCGTCGAGAGCGTGCGCGACGCGGGCGTCACCGTCCTGCTCGTCACGCACTTCATGGACGAGGCCGAACGCCTTTGCGACCGCCTCGCGGTCTTCGACGCCGGGCGCGTGGTCGCCACCGGCACCCCCGCGGACCTCCGCGACCGCACCGGAAAAACCTCGTTGGACGACGCTTTCGTGACCCTGACCGGCCGCGACTGA